Proteins found in one Planifilum fimeticola genomic segment:
- a CDS encoding peptidoglycan DD-metalloendopeptidase family protein, with protein MRKAVSFFFLLTPVLVIVLVISLLGFAVVFISVLMGGGDELTDGYSGYLGGVPFADLINRTAARYDISPALIAAIIDQESNFNPKAHSSAGAIGLMQIMPGTCRGIGYPADECWKPENNIDAGGRIIAGHLKSYRGNLELALAAYNAGAGNVRKYGGVPPFPETRNYVVEVAKQYEKYKKKLVGGKFETVGGFPTTLMFPANGEITSPFGWRWGRMHEGVDIGAPEGTPIVAAADGVVIKSGPASGYGWVIVIDHGGGLTTVYGHMYHSTVVVSQGEAVSKGQKIASIGNNGRSTGPHLHFEVRMNGNSLDPLKYLRTNWKDG; from the coding sequence ATGAGAAAGGCCGTTTCTTTTTTCTTTCTGCTAACGCCGGTTTTAGTAATAGTCCTAGTCATCAGTCTGTTGGGTTTCGCCGTCGTTTTCATTTCCGTATTGATGGGCGGCGGTGATGAATTGACGGACGGATACAGTGGATATTTGGGAGGTGTACCGTTTGCGGACCTGATCAACAGGACTGCGGCAAGGTACGACATCAGTCCCGCATTGATTGCGGCAATTATAGACCAAGAATCGAATTTCAATCCGAAGGCGCACTCATCCGCCGGGGCGATCGGCTTGATGCAAATTATGCCAGGCACGTGCCGGGGAATTGGATATCCGGCGGATGAATGTTGGAAGCCTGAAAACAATATTGATGCGGGCGGGAGAATCATTGCCGGCCACTTGAAGTCATACAGGGGTAACTTGGAACTCGCGCTTGCAGCGTATAACGCGGGCGCGGGGAACGTGAGGAAGTACGGAGGTGTTCCTCCGTTCCCTGAAACCAGGAATTATGTGGTGGAAGTTGCAAAACAGTACGAGAAGTACAAAAAGAAGCTGGTCGGTGGAAAATTTGAAACGGTTGGCGGGTTCCCCACAACACTGATGTTCCCCGCGAATGGGGAGATTACGTCACCGTTTGGATGGCGTTGGGGGCGGATGCATGAAGGTGTGGACATTGGCGCGCCGGAAGGAACGCCGATTGTAGCCGCGGCGGACGGGGTCGTTATAAAAAGTGGCCCGGCCAGTGGGTACGGGTGGGTGATCGTGATTGATCACGGCGGCGGCTTGACCACTGTTTACGGCCATATGTACCACAGTACCGTTGTTGTGAGTCAGGGGGAAGCCGTATCGAAAGGCCAGAAAATCGCTTCGATCGGCAATAACGGGCGCTCCACCGGACCGCACCTTCATTTCGAAGTGCGCATGAACGGCAACTCGCTGGATCCGCTGAAATACTTAAGAACGAACTGGAAAGATGGTTGA
- a CDS encoding TcpE family conjugal transfer membrane protein — MERVPLYVINRFLKFERKIYQIFGKRLGRPIRLKSVLFYLFFGLLELLLYFTPIIGAPVRATPVGILVVFPGVLSYLLSDIGTEGRVPLAYFRSFLLYHWRRLRRVTYFRGRELPKPGSYGFRGYFTYRESSR; from the coding sequence GTGGAACGGGTACCTCTTTATGTAATCAATCGCTTTCTCAAATTCGAACGGAAGATCTATCAGATATTCGGAAAGAGACTGGGGAGGCCGATTCGTTTGAAATCGGTTCTCTTTTATCTCTTTTTCGGGTTGTTGGAGCTCCTGCTTTATTTCACACCGATCATCGGTGCGCCCGTCCGGGCGACCCCGGTGGGGATTCTGGTGGTGTTCCCCGGTGTTTTATCGTATCTGCTATCCGATATCGGTACCGAAGGCCGAGTACCGCTGGCGTATTTCCGTTCGTTTCTCCTGTATCACTGGCGCCGGCTGAGACGGGTCACTTATTTCCGAGGTCGGGAGCTGCCCAAACCCGGTTCCTACGGTTTCCGGGGATACTTCACGTACCGGGAATCTTCCCGGTGA
- a CDS encoding CD3337/EF1877 family mobilome membrane protein, which produces MAETMNIKRIIAVLMLVAVLASVPGITLAEGEDQQQLRDEREKVGKVGILDTLFGSDNSGQKEYYYLDLAEKEEEGEESFWMKLIPFGGIISAAEKQTVFTALYVTTNWFNNLILRYNEMMTGIMLAVWNFANEFDFVDRVIVHLDTMMQNLTGISGTLFGEGKGLFNAFLGIVAVLTGAYAAFMFLWKRSSLESLGTILQTVTALTLALLLFSNYGTFLMNANKLTTEASGLIMTGSADKLTGNDRTNEEVLRETNRNIKRMFIHRPYLFMQYGTDNEEAIGRERVNELLKMKPGNERQKYVREIEVEKRGNQLMTSAYVLERFVFSWFYTGMNALNSVPIYLMALLLIVLQFWFLGIAMVAPFAFLFAALPGQFGVLRRYMAQLFLPLALKLLVSAGAVFVFFITSLLYAERGFGSVNSYIAVGVVQFIVLMLVFFLRKRIYSIFSEGSRELRMLRAEMALLRKSMLSPVKTGVQTATTAAGAVIGAVATGGAGALAGAATGSKVGKMVTGEGDMSDVASEATRLSRLKLPDKDGKKGKEGQEKGKKEPRQEDLEGIPTVKDLRSKENIDSLVKDSEVPDLPSLEDLKPPEDYEKAIPGRVNDSLPVIDSDGLSTEPGLASLESYLPGNVLRWENKPRGGNR; this is translated from the coding sequence TTGGCCGAAACTATGAACATTAAACGAATCATCGCGGTTCTGATGCTGGTGGCAGTTTTGGCTTCCGTTCCGGGAATTACGTTGGCAGAGGGCGAAGATCAACAGCAATTGAGGGACGAACGGGAAAAGGTAGGGAAGGTCGGGATTTTGGACACGTTGTTCGGATCAGATAACTCCGGTCAGAAGGAGTACTACTATCTGGATTTGGCTGAGAAGGAGGAGGAGGGTGAAGAAAGTTTTTGGATGAAGCTCATTCCGTTTGGCGGGATCATCTCAGCGGCAGAAAAACAAACGGTTTTTACAGCGTTATACGTAACCACCAACTGGTTCAACAACCTGATCCTCCGCTACAACGAGATGATGACCGGCATCATGCTGGCGGTGTGGAATTTCGCCAACGAGTTCGATTTCGTTGATCGGGTGATCGTGCATCTGGACACCATGATGCAGAATCTCACAGGGATTTCCGGGACGTTGTTCGGCGAGGGAAAGGGCTTATTCAACGCCTTCCTCGGAATCGTCGCCGTTCTGACGGGAGCTTATGCAGCCTTCATGTTCCTGTGGAAACGGTCGTCATTGGAGTCCCTGGGAACAATCCTTCAGACGGTGACCGCACTGACGCTGGCGCTGCTGCTGTTCAGCAACTACGGTACGTTCCTCATGAACGCGAACAAGCTCACGACGGAAGCGAGCGGGCTGATCATGACGGGCTCCGCAGACAAACTGACCGGTAACGACAGGACGAATGAAGAGGTTCTGAGGGAAACGAACCGGAATATCAAACGGATGTTCATTCATCGTCCGTACCTGTTCATGCAGTACGGAACAGACAATGAAGAAGCGATCGGCAGGGAACGAGTTAATGAACTACTCAAAATGAAACCAGGGAATGAAAGACAGAAATATGTCAGGGAAATAGAGGTTGAAAAAAGAGGCAACCAACTCATGACCTCTGCGTATGTCCTGGAACGGTTCGTATTCAGTTGGTTTTACACCGGGATGAATGCCTTGAACTCGGTCCCGATCTACCTGATGGCACTGCTGCTCATCGTGCTTCAATTTTGGTTTTTGGGGATCGCCATGGTGGCTCCGTTTGCTTTTTTGTTTGCGGCACTGCCGGGGCAGTTCGGCGTACTTCGCCGTTACATGGCCCAGTTGTTCCTTCCGCTTGCATTGAAACTGCTCGTGTCGGCGGGTGCGGTTTTCGTGTTTTTCATCACCTCCCTGCTCTATGCCGAGAGGGGATTCGGTTCCGTCAACAGCTATATCGCCGTCGGAGTGGTCCAGTTCATCGTTCTGATGCTGGTCTTTTTCCTACGCAAGCGCATTTACAGCATTTTCTCGGAGGGATCGCGGGAACTGAGGATGCTAAGGGCGGAGATGGCTCTTCTTCGGAAATCGATGTTGAGTCCAGTCAAGACCGGGGTGCAGACAGCGACAACGGCGGCGGGCGCGGTAATCGGAGCCGTAGCGACTGGTGGAGCTGGCGCATTGGCCGGAGCGGCCACCGGCAGCAAAGTCGGGAAAATGGTCACGGGAGAAGGCGATATGTCCGATGTGGCTTCCGAGGCGACCCGTCTTTCCCGGCTGAAACTGCCGGATAAGGACGGAAAGAAAGGAAAAGAGGGACAAGAGAAAGGAAAAAAAGAACCGCGGCAGGAGGATTTGGAAGGAATACCCACTGTGAAGGATCTGAGATCCAAAGAGAATATTGATTCTTTGGTGAAGGATAGTGAGGTGCCGGATCTACCCTCTTTGGAAGATCTGAAACCGCCGGAAGATTATGAGAAGGCCATACCGGGAAGGGTTAACGATTCTCTTCCCGTGATCGATTCAGATGGGCTGAGTACGGAGCCTGGCTTGGCTTCGTTGGAGAGTTATCTTCCGGGAAACGTCCTTCGTTGGGAGAACAAGCCGCGAGGGGGAAACCGATAA
- a CDS encoding conjugal transfer protein gives MMIRKWLQPHPPKREKPPRPRGYIARRIGVVIFWVSYGFMFLVVTVTVTTPPTEGIDRPLEAVVQQEVNPATKPEAIDFARNFTAQYFTWERGKKKEREKRLKWYLAEGLDPYGGLEMENLASDSRYLGSSVKRVEEKGENRAYITLSVIYEIKGGVSGEGTGKQYVTIPVEYNGTSYGVYELPKFTFIDEQTTVKAEETKKNLKQAESGTAQNIRLFLETFFSSYAEDPKDKLAYFLEDKKHLNGLNQAMWFVEVRRADVYEGEAKNQYVVVCEVVFQDPVSGARFATNYDLVVEQKDQRYVVRSMDSD, from the coding sequence ATGATGATTAGAAAGTGGCTTCAGCCCCATCCGCCCAAACGTGAAAAACCGCCTCGTCCGCGAGGCTATATCGCCCGTCGTATCGGGGTGGTGATTTTTTGGGTGTCCTACGGGTTTATGTTCCTGGTGGTCACAGTTACGGTTACAACTCCTCCCACGGAGGGTATAGACAGGCCGCTGGAGGCGGTCGTTCAACAAGAGGTAAACCCTGCGACCAAACCGGAAGCGATCGATTTCGCCCGGAATTTTACCGCCCAGTATTTTACGTGGGAGAGGGGGAAAAAGAAGGAGCGGGAGAAACGGTTGAAATGGTATTTGGCGGAGGGGCTGGACCCCTACGGGGGATTGGAGATGGAGAACCTGGCCTCTGACAGCCGGTACCTGGGCTCTTCGGTGAAAAGGGTTGAGGAAAAAGGGGAAAACCGGGCATACATCACCTTGTCGGTCATCTACGAGATCAAAGGCGGGGTGTCCGGAGAAGGAACGGGCAAACAGTATGTAACGATACCGGTGGAGTACAACGGAACCTCTTATGGTGTCTATGAATTGCCGAAGTTCACCTTCATCGATGAACAGACGACGGTTAAGGCCGAGGAGACGAAGAAGAATCTGAAACAGGCGGAGAGCGGTACGGCTCAGAACATCCGGCTCTTCCTGGAAACGTTTTTCTCCAGCTACGCCGAAGACCCGAAAGACAAGCTGGCGTATTTCCTGGAGGACAAAAAACATCTGAACGGTTTAAATCAAGCTATGTGGTTCGTTGAGGTGCGTCGGGCAGACGTGTATGAGGGTGAAGCTAAAAACCAGTACGTTGTAGTGTGCGAAGTGGTGTTTCAAGATCCCGTTTCAGGTGCACGGTTCGCAACGAATTATGATCTTGTTGTTGAGCAGAAGGATCAGCGTTATGTTGTCCGGTCCATGGACAGCGACTAA
- a CDS encoding ATP-binding protein, with protein sequence MRSILEFPVKHLDGNLVFGRDGTVWAYYGIEGFGYDFREDEEKMWPFQNQLSFLRNNEHDLHFLVVPNPTDVTEVCEETIRRIAKDHYALRDYGIEFLRQQKQAVSQQRSRIESNEYRAYLGIQLDPKRNQYREGNMGTNLISSLREMIEGFKTPVYRAAGLEPYDIPTTDIAAYREQADSLLDTVRGGFSCAARKLTAVETVYLIEKVFSVANNDVKMRESFSAGIEVKGEDEKGQVHRAIRPNDEAFFDLQNANVDEVGPKTLLLSKIIDNEVQKTYVQYLVCHDMDAVNYHPGFEWLYHIQSVLPFPVSISVRAHHQTNARMLKRLSDVRLEFQDQREEAQKGGTNVDLSVSESESGAIQMESYFRSSGKPGYSCSFVFRVNAPDEATLKSRVDRLRNELMKFGIRIVSPYGEQINLLMETIPGSKPYNQDYRIEVEPGVLAGMMFGATTNIGDGQGFYIGYTRNLKRPVFIRPDLAAKAFDSVKNVIDSISIMVAGATGKGKSFLMNLLVYLSVLTGSMALVIDPKGDRKKWVNGLPFIPKEHVSVWTLGSSEADAGCLDPFRTSVNLEEAKDIAMDILAYLAGVDIEDHQYTILSEAIEAASEEKDPCIGAVINYVRDLYDNKPENMSETRHEEVERLKSTLETLGRNQLARLLFGEPGQDYRVLRVEKPLQVIMVQNLNLPDEKVKQYRISHKISEAILISLAAFTKQYMFNQDRHRHKIILQDEAESIDRSPVGSELLNFVVRKGRYYNTTLLKGTQNASDYKEEVANMGMKFSFGLRKTSEAEKMLDYFNLPRTENNVETLKNLRRGEALFQDIYGRSAVIRIDPVFRDLLDAFDSSTATKEEREREKKNHAS encoded by the coding sequence ATGCGAAGCATTCTGGAATTTCCCGTCAAGCATCTGGACGGGAACCTTGTGTTTGGTCGCGACGGTACTGTATGGGCATACTACGGCATCGAAGGGTTTGGCTATGATTTCCGGGAGGACGAGGAGAAGATGTGGCCGTTTCAGAATCAACTCTCTTTTCTCCGGAACAACGAACACGATCTTCATTTTCTCGTGGTGCCGAATCCGACAGATGTGACGGAGGTATGTGAGGAGACCATCCGACGGATCGCGAAGGATCACTACGCGCTCCGGGATTACGGTATCGAGTTTCTGCGGCAGCAGAAACAGGCCGTATCGCAACAGCGGAGTCGAATCGAGTCCAACGAATACCGTGCTTATCTTGGGATCCAGTTGGACCCGAAAAGAAATCAGTATAGGGAAGGCAACATGGGAACGAATCTGATCAGTTCCCTGCGGGAGATGATCGAAGGGTTCAAAACCCCGGTGTACCGGGCGGCGGGATTGGAACCCTACGATATTCCCACAACCGATATTGCCGCCTATCGGGAGCAGGCGGACAGCCTGCTGGACACAGTCCGCGGGGGTTTTTCCTGTGCCGCGCGGAAACTAACGGCGGTCGAAACGGTCTATCTGATTGAAAAGGTGTTTTCAGTCGCCAACAACGATGTGAAGATGCGGGAGTCCTTTTCGGCGGGGATCGAGGTAAAGGGAGAAGATGAGAAAGGGCAGGTCCATCGGGCGATTCGTCCCAATGATGAAGCCTTTTTCGACCTGCAAAACGCGAATGTCGATGAAGTGGGACCGAAAACCCTGTTGCTGAGTAAGATCATCGACAACGAAGTTCAAAAGACCTATGTACAGTACTTGGTTTGTCACGATATGGACGCCGTCAATTACCACCCCGGTTTCGAGTGGCTGTACCACATTCAGTCGGTTCTTCCGTTTCCCGTCAGCATATCTGTCCGAGCGCACCATCAGACTAACGCGCGGATGCTGAAGCGGTTGAGCGATGTGCGGCTGGAGTTCCAGGATCAGCGGGAGGAAGCGCAGAAAGGAGGAACGAACGTCGATTTAAGTGTTTCCGAATCAGAGAGCGGCGCCATTCAGATGGAGAGCTACTTCCGAAGTTCGGGCAAGCCGGGTTATTCCTGTTCGTTCGTCTTCCGAGTGAACGCTCCGGACGAAGCAACACTGAAGTCCCGGGTGGATCGCTTGAGAAACGAACTCATGAAGTTCGGCATTCGGATCGTTTCCCCCTACGGGGAACAGATCAATCTCCTGATGGAGACGATCCCAGGGTCTAAACCGTATAACCAGGATTACAGGATCGAAGTGGAACCCGGTGTCTTGGCTGGGATGATGTTCGGTGCGACGACCAACATCGGAGACGGACAGGGATTCTACATCGGATATACGAGGAATCTAAAGCGTCCGGTATTCATCCGACCGGATCTCGCCGCCAAAGCCTTTGATTCGGTCAAAAACGTGATCGATTCCATTTCGATCATGGTGGCCGGGGCAACGGGAAAAGGCAAGTCCTTTCTCATGAATCTGCTTGTGTATTTGTCCGTGTTGACCGGTTCGATGGCGCTGGTCATTGATCCGAAGGGAGACCGGAAAAAGTGGGTCAACGGTCTGCCGTTCATTCCGAAGGAGCATGTTTCCGTCTGGACGCTGGGATCGAGCGAAGCGGATGCCGGATGTCTGGATCCTTTCCGGACAAGTGTAAATTTGGAGGAAGCAAAAGACATTGCTATGGACATACTCGCATATTTGGCGGGTGTTGACATTGAAGATCACCAGTATACAATTTTAAGTGAAGCGATTGAAGCAGCGAGCGAAGAAAAGGACCCCTGCATTGGAGCTGTCATCAATTACGTAAGGGATTTATACGATAACAAGCCGGAAAACATGTCCGAAACGCGCCATGAAGAGGTGGAACGGCTTAAATCGACACTGGAAACGCTGGGACGGAACCAGTTGGCCCGCTTGTTGTTCGGGGAGCCGGGACAGGACTACCGGGTGTTGCGGGTGGAGAAGCCACTTCAGGTGATCATGGTGCAGAATCTCAACCTGCCGGATGAAAAGGTTAAGCAATACCGGATTTCGCACAAGATTTCGGAAGCGATTCTGATATCTTTGGCAGCCTTCACCAAGCAGTACATGTTCAACCAAGACCGGCACCGGCACAAGATCATCCTGCAGGACGAGGCGGAAAGCATCGACCGCAGTCCGGTGGGATCGGAGCTGCTGAACTTCGTCGTTCGGAAGGGCCGCTACTACAACACGACGTTGCTGAAAGGGACGCAGAATGCCTCGGACTACAAAGAAGAGGTCGCGAACATGGGGATGAAGTTCAGCTTCGGTCTCCGAAAGACGAGCGAAGCAGAAAAGATGCTGGACTATTTCAACCTGCCCCGGACGGAAAACAATGTGGAGACGTTGAAAAACCTGAGACGCGGTGAGGCTCTGTTCCAGGATATTTACGGACGGTCCGCCGTCATTCGGATCGATCCGGTGTTCAGGGACCTGCTGGATGCTTTCGATTCGTCCACGGCGACGAAGGAGGAGCGGGAACGGGAAAAGAAAAACCACGCATCATAG